A region of Odocoileus virginianus isolate 20LAN1187 ecotype Illinois chromosome 11, Ovbor_1.2, whole genome shotgun sequence DNA encodes the following proteins:
- the LOC110128637 gene encoding large ribosomal subunit protein uL14-like, translated as MSKRGHGGSSGAKFWISLGLPVGAMTNCADNTGAKNLYIISVKGIKGRLNRLPAAGVDDMVMATVKKGKPELRKKVHPAVVIRQRKSYRRKDGVFLYFEDNAGVIVNNKGEMKGSAITGPVAKECADLWPRIASNAGSIA; from the coding sequence ATGTCAAAGCGAGGACATGGTGGGTCCTCTGGTGCGAAATTCTGGATTTCCTTGGGTCTTCCGGTTGGAGCCATGACCAACTGTGCTGACAACACAGGAGCCAAAAATCTGTATATCATCTCTGTGAAGGGGATCAAGGGACGATTGAATAGACTTCCTGCTGCTGGTGTGGATGACATGGTGATGGCTACAGTCAAGAAAGGCAAACCAGAGCTCAGAAAGAAGGTACATCCAGCGGTGGTAATTCGACAACGAAAGTCATACCGGAGAAAAGATGgtgtgtttctttattttgaagaTAATGCAGGGGTCATAGTAAACAATAAAGGCGAGATGAAAGGTTCTGCCATCACAGGACCAGTTGCAAAGGAATGTGCAGACTTGTGGCCCAGGATTGCATCCAATGCTGGCAGCATTGCATGA